GCAGGTCGACCAGCGCCACGAGGTCGAGCACGATGATGACGGTTCCCCAGAAGCCCCAGCTGGCCGTCGAGATGCGTTCGAGGAGGTTCGGGCCGCCACAGCCGGTGAGCAGAACCGTAAGCGGCGCGAGCAGGGCGAGCGAGAGCGGGCGGAGGGGAGAAGAGCGGTGTTCGTCGGACATGAAGACCAGAAGGTCAAGGAGAAAGAGACCGTGCACTCAACCTACGGATGAGCGACCGGAATGGGTACAGTTTCGCCTATTGGTGGATGGGTAGGCTACCCGACAACCGTTCCAACGTTCGGTCGGCCATCCCGTCCCTGTCTCTTCCGGAACCACCACACGCGCCTGATACGTTTTTGCACGCCTAATGGCACACGTATTACCCCCTAAATCGTCCCTGTTTCGATGCGTATCGGCCACCTTGACTTCGACGACCGGCCCCTCTTCCTCGCGCCCATGGAGGACGTAAGCGATCCGCCGTTCCGCGTCCTCTGCAAGCGGTACGGGGCCGACATGATGTACACCGAGTTCGTCTCCTCCGCCGGCCTCCTCCGCGAGCAGGAGCACGAGCACCAGAAGCTGGAGATTTTCGACGAGGAGCGCCCCGTCGGCATCCAGGTGTGGGGCGGCGGGATCGACGAGGTCCGAAACGCGACGCCCATGGTCGACGCCGCCGGGCCGGACGTCATCGACATCAATTTCGGCTGTCCCGTCCGCAAGATCGTGCAGAAGGACGGCGGGGCCGGGGTGCTGCGCAACCTCGACAAGATGAAGCGCATCACGGCGGCGGTGATGGAGGAGGCCACCCGGCCGGTAACTGTCAAGACGCGCCTCGGCTGGGACGACGACTCGATTCACATCGTAGACGTGGCCCGCATGCTCGAAGACATGGGCGTCGCGGCGCTCACCGTGCACGCCCGCACCCGGGAACAGAAATACAAGGGCGACGCCCGGTGGGAGTGGCTCCGCAAGATCAAGGAAGAGGGCACCCGCGACATGCCGTTCATCGGGAACGGGGACGCGCTCGACCCGGAGGCCATCGAGGCAATGTTTGAGGAAACGGGCGTCGACGGCGTCATGCTCGGCCGCGGCGCGCTGGGCAACCCGTGGATTTTTGAGCGCGCGAAGA
This window of the Salinibacter grassmerensis genome carries:
- a CDS encoding PLDc N-terminal domain-containing protein; translation: MSDEHRSSPLRPLSLALLAPLTVLLTGCGGPNLLERISTASWGFWGTVIIVLDLVALVDLLGDGSRSTTSTVVWALLIVFAPVLGVILYFIFGRE
- the dusB gene encoding tRNA dihydrouridine synthase DusB, producing MRIGHLDFDDRPLFLAPMEDVSDPPFRVLCKRYGADMMYTEFVSSAGLLREQEHEHQKLEIFDEERPVGIQVWGGGIDEVRNATPMVDAAGPDVIDINFGCPVRKIVQKDGGAGVLRNLDKMKRITAAVMEEATRPVTVKTRLGWDDDSIHIVDVARMLEDMGVAALTVHARTREQKYKGDARWEWLRKIKEEGTRDMPFIGNGDALDPEAIEAMFEETGVDGVMLGRGALGNPWIFERAKTYMETGELPPPPDWEERVQVVAEHLSLKCEWLGEHTGVMEMRKNYSSYFKGFRNASTLRHELMQPETKEGVLEVMLNFKPDAPDIQVPAAKLPEQTADPDAVDTKKPDVPDDLPSPGGDGASEEVGTKKAELPASMAS